From the genome of Clarias gariepinus isolate MV-2021 ecotype Netherlands chromosome 28, CGAR_prim_01v2, whole genome shotgun sequence, one region includes:
- the LOC128516051 gene encoding coiled-coil domain-containing protein 106-like: MENSDKSRKGVRTRGKKNDNVEMDALEKTCVSGTSGVSLASTAHLADKNKSHELEVYKLRVEDKIDELTKERDYLKEQLASALNREDTGSSQALPLSSDSSSDGSDESSSETMSDSSSTSSLEVDRKKKRTKSKGKGKKHHKKSKKMEMKTRQRAQTPQQVVSRYKKILRHFSKGGTMSAAFKRVGVDRNTVAVNAPIAELYIAAPDKFKDLLKNHSSQVKLSAFATQCAAAINDNSAIEDRIKALKASGKLLPLKRK; encoded by the exons ATGGAGAACTCCGACAAAAGTCGAAAAGGCGTGCGGACCCGGGGCAAAAAGAATGACAACGTGGAGATGGATGCATTGGAGAAGACGTGCGTCAGTGGCACTAGTG GTGTCTCCTTGGCCTCCACTGCACACCTGGCAGACAAAAACAAATCCCATGAGTTGGAGGTGTATAAATTGAGAGTAGAAGACAAAATTGATGAGCTGACCAAGGAGAGGGACTATTTAAAAGAGCAACTGGCATCTG CTCTTAATAGAGAGGACACAGGTTCCAGTCAGGCACTTCCCTTATCATCAGATTCCTCCAGTGATGGCTCAGATGAATCTTCCTCTGAAACTATGTCTGACTCGTCCTCTACATCCTCATTAGAGGTGgacaggaagaagaagaggacgAAAAGCAAGGGGAaaggaaaaaagcatcacaagaagtcaaagaaaatggaaatgaaGACACGTCAAAGAG CTCAAACACCACAGCAGGTAGTGTCCCGTTACAAAAAAATTCTTCGGCACTTCAGTAAAGGAGGGACCATGTCAGCTGCTTTCAAACGTGTTGGCGTGGACCGGAACACAgtagcagtcaatgctccaatCGCAGAGCTATACATTGCTGCACCTGACAAATTTAAGGATCTTCTTAAAAACCACAGCAGTCAGGTTAAACTAAGTGCATTTGCCACACAGTGTGCTGCCGCAATTAATGATAATTCAGCAATTGAGGATAGAATTAAAGCCCTTAAGGCTTCTGGTAAGCTGTTGCCCCTTAAACGGAAGTGA
- the pals2b gene encoding MAGUK p55 subfamily member 6b isoform X1 has translation MQQVLSNARELPTLKAKDIDLLFLKGIMESPIDRSLTHVHERLEDVKLQAVQDNNVELISEILGMIRGLNVKDERVSELLRILQQPHFQSLLEAHDMVASKRYEAPPSRPVEPAIERAVNNALMQGDAVRMIGVRKRAGEPLGVTFRVEKNDLVIARILHGGMIDRQGLLHVGDIIKEVNGQEVSNNPLELQEILKECSEGITFKILPSYTDAAAPPQVYVKPHFDYNPANDNLIPCREAALAFKTGDVLQIVNREDVNWWQACHKVGGATGLIPSQFLEEKRKAFVAKDLESTGILCGTVNGKMKKKKMYMTSRNADFDRHELQIYEEVACMPPFQRRTLVLIGAQGVGRRSLKNRLLVLHPDRYGTTVPFTSRRPREDEHNGQSYRFVTRMDMEMDIKLGCFLEHGEYDGNLYGTKMSSVHEVVNTGRTCILDVNPQALKVLRTAEFMPYVVFIAAPEFETLKALHSAAVQAGITTKQLSDMDLKRRVDESARILQTYGHYFDLTVVNDNLDTAFETLHTAVDKLYAEPQWVPVSWVY, from the exons ATGCAGCAAGTACTCTCTAACGCGAGGGAGCTGCCGACCCTTAAAGCCAAAGACATCGACCTCCTCTTCCTCAAAGGCATCATGGAAAGCCCTATAGACCGCTCTCTAACCCAC gttcaTGAGCGTTTAGAAGATGTAAAGTTACAGGCGGTGCAGGACAATAATGTTGAACTAATAAGTGAGATCCTCGGGATGATCCGCGGCCTGAACGTTAAAGACGAACGAGTCTCAGAGTTACTGAGGATCCTACAGCAGCCTCACTTCCAG TCTCTCCTGGAGGCTCATGATATGGTGGCATCAAAGCGATATGAGGCTCCTCCTTCACGTCCCGTCGAACCGGCTATAGAAAGAGCAGTCAACAACGCGCTCATGCAAGGCGATGCTGTCCGGATGATCGGCGTCCGCAAGAGAGCAGGAGAGCCTCTG gGGGTCACATTCCGGGTGGAGAAGAACGACCTGGTGATCGCTCGGATTCTTCACGGTGGGATGATTGACAGACAGGGCCTGCTCCATGTAGGGGACATCATAAAGGAAGTGAATGGACAGGAAGTGAGTAACAACCCCCTGGAGTTACAGGAGATCCTGAAGGAGTGCAGTGAAGGAATCACTTTTAAAATCCTGCCAAGCTACACAGATGCAGCAGCACCACCACAG GTTTATGTGAAGCCACATTTCGACTACAATCCGGCCAATGACAATCTGATTCCGTGCAGAGAGGCGGCACTCGCCTTCAAGACAGGTGACGTCCTTCAGATAGTGAACAGGGAGGACGTGAACTGGTGGCAG GCGTGTCATAAGGTGGGAGGAGCTACAGGGTTAATTCCCAGTCAGTTTCTGGAGGAGAAAAGGAAAGCTTTTGTTGCAAAGGACTTGGAAAGTACAG GGATCTTATGTGGGACAGTGAACGgtaaaatgaagaagaaaaagatgtaCATGACTTCGAGGAATGCAG ACTTTGACCGTCATGAGCTGCAGATCTATGAGGAGGTAGCATGCATGCCTCCATTCCAGAGGAGAACACTGGTTCTGATCGGAGCGCAGGGCGTGGGACGCCGCAGCCTGAAGAACCGCCTGCTGGTGCTACATCCTGACCGCTATGGAACCACAGTACCAT TCACGTCTCGAAGACCACGAGAGGACGAGCACAATGGTCAGAGTTACCGGTTTGTGACACGGATGGACATGGAGATGGACATTAAACTGGGATGCTTCCTGGAGCACGGCGAGTACGACGGCAACCTGTATGGCACCAAGATGAGTTCCGTCCATGAGGTGGTGAACACGGGACGCACCTGCATCCTGGACGTCAACCCCCAG GCTCTGAAGGTGCTGAGAACAGCGGAGTTTATGCCCTATGTGGTGTTCATCGCCGCTCCTGAGTTCGAGACGCTGAAAGCTTTACACTCAGCCGCTGTCCAGGCTGGAATCACCACCAAACAGCTCTCA GACATGGATCTGAAGAGGAGAGTGGATGAGAGCGCTCGCATTCTGCAGACTTACGGACACTACTTCGACCTCACCGTCGTGAACGACAACCTGGACACCGCGTTTGAGACACTGCACACGGCTGTGGACAAACTGTACGCTGAGCCACAGTGGGTTCCTGTCAGCTGGGTTTActaa
- the pals2b gene encoding MAGUK p55 subfamily member 6b isoform X2, with amino-acid sequence MQQVLSNARELPTLKAKDIDLLFLKGIMESPIDRSLTHVHERLEDVKLQAVQDNNVELISEILGMIRGLNVKDERVSELLRILQQPHFQSLLEAHDMVASKRYEAPPSRPVEPAIERAVNNALMQGDAVRMIGVRKRAGEPLGVTFRVEKNDLVIARILHGGMIDRQGLLHVGDIIKEVNGQEVSNNPLELQEILKECSEGITFKILPSYTDAAAPPQVYVKPHFDYNPANDNLIPCREAALAFKTGDVLQIVNREDVNWWQACHKVGGATGLIPSQFLEEKRKAFVAKDLESTGILCGTVNGKMKKKKMYMTSRNADFDRHELQIYEEVACMPPFQRRTLVLIGAQGVGRRSLKNRLLVLHPDRYGTTVPFTSRRPREDEHNGQSYRFVTRMDMEMDIKLGCFLEHGEYDGNLYGTKMSSVHEVVNTGRTCILDVNPQALKVLRTAEFMPYVVFIAAPEFETLKALHSAAVQAGITTKQLSFSVVPCCSSLRGTALSASTPNSSNANELP; translated from the exons ATGCAGCAAGTACTCTCTAACGCGAGGGAGCTGCCGACCCTTAAAGCCAAAGACATCGACCTCCTCTTCCTCAAAGGCATCATGGAAAGCCCTATAGACCGCTCTCTAACCCAC gttcaTGAGCGTTTAGAAGATGTAAAGTTACAGGCGGTGCAGGACAATAATGTTGAACTAATAAGTGAGATCCTCGGGATGATCCGCGGCCTGAACGTTAAAGACGAACGAGTCTCAGAGTTACTGAGGATCCTACAGCAGCCTCACTTCCAG TCTCTCCTGGAGGCTCATGATATGGTGGCATCAAAGCGATATGAGGCTCCTCCTTCACGTCCCGTCGAACCGGCTATAGAAAGAGCAGTCAACAACGCGCTCATGCAAGGCGATGCTGTCCGGATGATCGGCGTCCGCAAGAGAGCAGGAGAGCCTCTG gGGGTCACATTCCGGGTGGAGAAGAACGACCTGGTGATCGCTCGGATTCTTCACGGTGGGATGATTGACAGACAGGGCCTGCTCCATGTAGGGGACATCATAAAGGAAGTGAATGGACAGGAAGTGAGTAACAACCCCCTGGAGTTACAGGAGATCCTGAAGGAGTGCAGTGAAGGAATCACTTTTAAAATCCTGCCAAGCTACACAGATGCAGCAGCACCACCACAG GTTTATGTGAAGCCACATTTCGACTACAATCCGGCCAATGACAATCTGATTCCGTGCAGAGAGGCGGCACTCGCCTTCAAGACAGGTGACGTCCTTCAGATAGTGAACAGGGAGGACGTGAACTGGTGGCAG GCGTGTCATAAGGTGGGAGGAGCTACAGGGTTAATTCCCAGTCAGTTTCTGGAGGAGAAAAGGAAAGCTTTTGTTGCAAAGGACTTGGAAAGTACAG GGATCTTATGTGGGACAGTGAACGgtaaaatgaagaagaaaaagatgtaCATGACTTCGAGGAATGCAG ACTTTGACCGTCATGAGCTGCAGATCTATGAGGAGGTAGCATGCATGCCTCCATTCCAGAGGAGAACACTGGTTCTGATCGGAGCGCAGGGCGTGGGACGCCGCAGCCTGAAGAACCGCCTGCTGGTGCTACATCCTGACCGCTATGGAACCACAGTACCAT TCACGTCTCGAAGACCACGAGAGGACGAGCACAATGGTCAGAGTTACCGGTTTGTGACACGGATGGACATGGAGATGGACATTAAACTGGGATGCTTCCTGGAGCACGGCGAGTACGACGGCAACCTGTATGGCACCAAGATGAGTTCCGTCCATGAGGTGGTGAACACGGGACGCACCTGCATCCTGGACGTCAACCCCCAG GCTCTGAAGGTGCTGAGAACAGCGGAGTTTATGCCCTATGTGGTGTTCATCGCCGCTCCTGAGTTCGAGACGCTGAAAGCTTTACACTCAGCCGCTGTCCAGGCTGGAATCACCACCAAACAGCTCTCA TTCAGTGTGGTGCCATGTTGCAGCTCCTTGAGGGGCACCGCCCTGTCTGCCTCAACGCCAAACTCCAGCAATGCTAATGAGTTACCGTGA